The following DNA comes from Nicotiana sylvestris chromosome 10, ASM39365v2, whole genome shotgun sequence.
AGTGGTATTTCACACTCATTATTTGGAAAGGAAATGAAACATTTTTATGTATTgtggaaaagaattttttttataacaactacagttttcaaactatctcaaaaTTTATCGATTATTTCgataaaggatttgggttttcactaataTTTTGAAAAGCGAAATTATTTTCAGAAAATTGTGCAAAGGCTAAACATCTTTATCTCTGAGATTATTTCCTTGTTTATATGCTCTATGTTGTATGAACTACTGTtggttattgtcacgacccaaaactcaacccgtcgtgatggcacctctcatggAACTAGGCTAGCCTCAAACCAATGCAATCCAATACCATAGTGTAACTATTAAAATCATTTGCGCAAACTTTCATCATTTTTAAAACAAATCGTTTAAGACATAAAAGAAAGATTTATATTACGATACAATCGTCCCAAATTCACGGTGTCACTGAGATCATGAGCGCCTAAGGTAAGTACATAGTCTATTAAAGTGTCTAAGAACCAATAGAAAAAAAACTGGAAATGAGAAGGAGAGCCAAGgcctgcgaatgccatgcagatACCTCAGTAACTCCACAGCCTGCGACCTCGATCAACGGCTGCTATTGGGACCatagatacctggatctgcacacaaggtgcatggggtAACGTAattacaccaactcagtaagtaacaagcccaaactatggactgagaagtagtgacaaACTCAACCTCTTTATAAGATAAACAGGAATATCGtacagaaacgtaggcatgctttcagttaaTTAAAATAGCTCAAAACAGGGAAATAGAGCAGATACGAACATGGTAAAGGAGTATAACTCCGCTacatctacatgccaatgcacatactGTATGAAATGCACTATGCCAAGTGCCTCATGTGCCCAATATCTCAATGTTCGTCCACTCATTGTTGTATATGACTCATacggcctagggaagatccatcccgtaATAGATACACATCTGTAACAGTAGTCACTCAGTATTGAGGAAGGCCAATCTAGCCgacggagaagatccatctccagatattAGTATTTCGGACAAGATACatatccagggaagatccatccctcaataataataacaacctcacaaccactcggtactgtatatggatcACAAgtcctagggaagatccatcccgaaatatatacacatcacagaTCATCAATCTCCAGTATCGAGGAACATGCCAATCCAGCCTTATGGataagatccatctccagatataagtacttcggacaagatccatgtccaggaaagatccatccctcaataataatAACCAGATGCGCCCaatgtgggtgtgcagactccggaggggctcctacgtCCCAAGCTCTATAACATAACCAGCAATGGCATGTATCAATAatcctgtcacgacccggatttcccaccctcggcaGTCGTTATGGAGCCTACTgatgaaagttaggcaagccaaattattctaatttcTAAAAATTTTTAGTCTTTAAGTCCTTATAATTTCAAAACAACATATCAAACGGCGGAAataacaatatcaataacaaAGTGGAAGACAAATCTgataatttaacttaatacaaactgcggaagtctaaatacaactctacccagaatttggtatcacaatttcacagactgtctaacaatactacaaataaggtctgaataaaaatacatgaatctgtctctgaataagtaaaaatagaaaaacaatagtagaaggagacgccaaggcctgtagatgcttgcaggactacctcgggtcaccttTTGGACTAAAGGTTGCAACCTCATTACGGTCCGAACACTGCGGTACAGTATCAAcacaaagtgcagagtgtagtatcagcacaaccgatctcatgtactagtaagtgcctagcctaacctcggcaaagtagtgacgaggctaggaccagactaccatataaacctgtgcagttaaatcaagAGGAATATAAAAAAACTAAAATCCAACTAccaacaaggataaggaaaacaaatacagaattcactttcatttcacatctagTTGcagacatgcaacccgatcccatttcatgtatcccgttgcaggcatgcaacccactcccatttcatatatcttgttgcaggcgtgcaacctgctcccatttcatatatcttttTGCAAGTGTGCAACCCgttcccattttatatatcttgttgcaggcgtgcaacccgatcccatttacaaatcaacaacaatcataaaagaatcccgtcaagggaacaaaagtataacaacaacatcccgataAAAGAAACAATatcgtaaacaataacatcccgacaagggaaccaatgtcataacaataacatcccgacaagggagacaatatcataaacaatagcatcccggcaagggaaacaacaatgataatcaacattTTAAGTATGAataaatctcaatggagtcactacaattacaacactagacccacgggcatgcttgacaccgatgtatagatactcgtctccatgcctatacgtcgtacaccacaattaacacatagcaaataagacacaactcctaatccctcaagctaaggttagaccaaacacttacctcgatgtcacgaacacaattcaagcctcaactaccactttacctctcatttccaccaccaattcgcttgtatctagccacaagttacttgaTTATATCAATagatgctaaatgaatcaattctaacgtatgaaaataagtttttcaatgttttccccgaaaagtcaaaaatcgatcccggccccacatgatcaaaacccgaggttagaaccaaaacccgattatccattcacccacgaacccaaatatataatttgttttgaaatcggacctcaaatcaatatccaaatcctcaaaataacatcagcaactatgaattaaaccccaaattcatgaaatcattcaagaacaccaaaaCTTCCAATTTCTCAACGTtaagtccgttttataccaaactaattccgatctttaccaaatttaaCAGATTCAACCTAATTCTTATTTCAAACTTGTAACGGGCTcctgaaccaaaatacgggcccaataccatcaatttcaaatacctttcatttctaaaaactcttatatatttccaaaaaataattttatttaaaaatttatttctcgggcttgggacctcgaaattcaattcaaGGCATACGCTAgtgtcccatatttttctacggaccctccggaaccatcaaatcacgggttcgggtctgtttacccaaaatgttgatcgaagtgaacctaaattcattttaaatgcaaaattcatcatttttcacaaattttcacataatggatTTCCGGATACACTCCCAGACTACGCATGCAAATTGGGGTGAGAAAAGGGTCATCACAAATCTGATGTGCCGTGTAGCCCGACCcttaactgtcactcataatcaggctctcggcctcactcagtcatcactctctagtcttatacacacgggctcacaatgccatgaaactagcccgaaacaatgatatgatgtgccaaataataataactaagactgagacatgatatgatatgcatgaccaagactgagtatagaatatcaatgaatgtaatgagatgacagcaagaaacgaccactcgggtctcaacagtatcggcgtAAATCCCTAACAGGATGTCTAGCATGATTCATAGcacatttacttaatcacataatAAAAACACGAATATCAACAAGAAATAGTTACTACGCGATGACATGGAATGAACCAAGCCGTAATCCTTACGGTGCACACCTGGACGCCCGTCACTAGGCATGTGCGGCACCTCAATACCATCATAtagcacatagttcggggtttcgaaccctcagaaccaagtttggcaGCGTTAGTTATCTCAATCCAAGCGAAACTCTAACCCGCAAAgcctttgcctctcgattcggcctccaaatgccccgaatctaaccaaaatcaaaccatagcatcaaaatatgctaaggaaacaaagcccacgcgaaattaatcaaattacatcaaaaattccgaaattggtcaaacccggctcccgggcccacgtcttaaaATCCGACCAAAGTCTCAAAATCTGACAACACATTCAATTACGAGACTATCCATACTCATTTCACTCAATTCCGATTTCGAATAAGCTTTCAAATCCtaaaaattcattttatgaagttccacaaTCTTTCCGAAATTTTCATCCCAAAACTCTACTCAAATGATGAATCCAACATTAGAATCATGTATTTTAGACAAcattgagttagaatcacttaccccaatggtTTTCTTGAAAATCCCTTGAAAATCGCCAAagcccgagctctctaggtcaaaatatgaaataaaaccccaaaactcgtatttatagtgcacctctcGGATTCCcatcaccgctgaccgcggtAAAACCACCGCTGACCGTGCTTCTGGTGGTTGCACATATAtgccttagtattttggccataacgttctctacagatgtctaaattatgatttctttccctttctggaaactagaaatgaagggctacaacttttgtttatgaatcatctcccaattccttgtagatcaaaagatataggctgcCGAAGTCGGACCAACGAACCTGCAGATTCTCTCCTTGGACCACCCAGCGCTCCTTTTTCTGCACCAGCGGTAAAACTTCCTCTCCAGCGGTAAATTTAAGCATCAGAACCATTGCTTGAGTTCCGATAATGCCCGGACTCATTCAacactcacccgaaacacacccgagaccctcgggacctcaacccaaacataccaacacctacCATAATATTAtaagaacttagtcgaaccttcgaatcactcaaaacaacaccaaaataccaaatcaacttCGGAGTCAAACTTAAGACCTTAGTAACTTTCAAATTCCAGAAACAACGCCGAAAACTATCAactcacctccgaatgacctgaaattttgcacacacattacaaatgacacaatgaacctCCTCAAATttccagaattctattccgactccgatatcaaaattttcattgCCGATCGAAAAccccaaaatttcaattttgccaattcaagcctaaatctaccatggacctccaaattcCATTCTGGACGCGCTCCAAAGTCCAAAATCGTCGGacaattttaaattttaataagaagtcaaaacttggtcaaaccttttaaatttaaAGCTTAAAGTTGAGAgtcattcttccatatctattccgattctcctgaaaaccaaaactgactatttacataagtcataatacatcatatggggctagtcatgcccaagaactggcgagcaaagtgcaaatgctcaaaacgaccggtcgggtcgttacatcctcccccacttaaacatatgttcatcctcgaacgtgtccatagttgttccgaaaaccatcaaatcccTATATAACCTTACCATaaacatacccgggggtgatcccatgtcaccctatctcatataggtccaatagtgcaatgtaactgaaatttcacaatccaacctagtccataaaccttagaaccaaatttccacttccgaaattatCCATAAGATCATAATCTCACATCTACACACTGAATAAATTCGAACAcgctgtatcaagccataaccacaATTCAAGATGGAAATCATAGGATACTCCATACTACTCGAACACTCATAGCGAATATTGCAAATCGCAGCAACTGCTCAAAACAACCAAATACcaataataaacctcttatcaaataaagcctcctTCCAACACTTTCGTACTACCAACGATGAATTAAAACACGTAAAAAGTCATCACCATTCCTTAGATCAACTAGTCATGGAGCCCCTCTTCGTCGGTAAAATTCGTAGTAAATTTCCAAGACGAAACCCGACATTATCCTTCTAACATGCTAAAATCGAATCCGATAGAATTTGATCGAGTTCCCAATGagctcatctaatccaacacaactactctagtGACAGGACATTTTGATACAATCTAAATCCACAACCCGTGCGACCCGCACACCAATAAGCAAtagtccaaatgtactcaaatcatggaaaatgactcaaaatGAGAGAGATGtgccgcaagctcaccagtaccactaTAGCCCGATGCTAAGAACCCATTACACACTGTATAACTAGAACACACGAATATaacccgaagggtcatacctccacataacttcgctgcaatgcacGATCCTATCCCAACACTGACCCACAcaaaacacctcaagtcaccatgctcaaaatcaacaaccacgtgCAATCTGATGTCTAGTACCAAGAGTGAACCACCGTAGCCACGGAGAAGCAATTGACGTAATGCCACACCGGCCCAAAAGAGCATGCACAATGTGCAATTAATAACTAGgaattttgatacattttatgcTCATTCATGCTTAGGTTTTGATTAgacatgtgtacaaaatagtcccaatggctcacaagttgtgcttgactGCATATTTGATCAACAAGGTAACCAGATATCAAAGATCACCTCAAataaggagtgaaacttgcacaagtatttagacaagacaaagctcaggcaaaataggGCTAGCGCGGCCACACACGATTCTgtacggtccgcacaagtgaggtttaGAGAGGCTGCTATTCTAGCAACAAGGCAATGCGGTCACACGaggttttgtgcagtccgcactgggatcaatgcggccgcacacGATTTAGTGCGATCCGCAGAGAGAAGGTTCAGAGAGCTGCCAGTTCCAAGCttgaagcccaatgcggtccACGCTCCATTTTATGGGAACCGCACTAGAAGCTACAacggccgcactcgattctgtgcagtccgcattgcccaagttcagagagccgtTTATTCAAGTTCATAGCCTTAGTGCGGCCgtacgtgattttgtgcggtctgcactagccCCGCATGGgtaattttgtccaaatttttttgcttagtataaatagcttcttttcccatttttaggtcagcAGATAGTTTTTGTACCGAGCTGCACTTGTGACTTCCGTTCCTTTAGCTATTTTGGacaattttagcttcatttcaacattgaatcttctagtttgtcttagcaattaattaatatgagtttttattcatctatttctttgttttcttctctaattatgagtaacTAGAACCATAAGTTATggttatggctcaaccctagtgtggataattgatgagtattgtgttttgatgcttgattgtctatgggtttTTGATATTTgaactaatttcatgtttaattgttgaattagtggttgcaaacactagtttgtgtttagttgactttggctcttcttgagaaaaagaGCCTAAGTCTCTAAAATTAGTCCAACAAATAATTGGGGTGTACTCaaaaaattgatagccccaattaaagggttaaatctagagatactaatacccgacttgaaccttgattgcttgtgcaaatttgcatacccaattggtcttgagaaagtcaattcgggcaaaatcacttgaaccaccgagaggtgtacaGTGGGTataatcgtgcaacggttatatcatactccccaaatgtgacaatcatgTCTTAGACTCAAGTACCCATCAATTGACCACTTAGGCGaaagtcattaccctagtgccttttacccatatgaacaactcgcaatagtttaaccttagcttattaATTGAGAATTGTAGatttataaaattagaagtaaatcaaaacccaaaatatttagaagtgcaattaagagcaaatacacaactccgctttagatagacacccgactccactatctagctctctgtgaaaatcgatcccgaccttaatcaggtaaaagctgcttcgacctctctcgctactcaatagtagtgctggGGGCCGCCATCAGCAATCAACCGTGCAATACCCAGTTACCCATCACTCCCAAATTCCGCTATAAAGCCCAAATAAAACCATATCATTTGTGCATTTAACCAACGAATCCCAATCTCGCGTAGAATATAAGAGTAGCTCACAAATAACCTCACAACACTAATAAGCTCACGAATAACCGAATGGAACCTCCCCGAACAATAGAAGTTCGGAGTCAACAAGGCCaactcgatgcagaacacacatccatataggcctaccaatgaacccttatcaaagagttcctgaaactgctccttcaactccttaacTTCGTCGGTGCCACACGATATGGTTCCCGAtaccaaattaataccgaaatcaacaaccatgttcggtggcatgcccgacagtaggaaacacatccggaaaatccCTTACTActgaaactgaatcaatggtaggagtttctacactgacatccctcacgaaggccaaataaggaAGACAACCCTTTCCAACCATTAGCTAGgtcttcagaaatgaaatcactctCATAGGAACGTGACCTATCGAACcccgccactcaatccatggcatccCCGACAAATCCAGTGTCACCGTCTTAGTGCAACAGTCCAGAATAACATGACACAtggacaaccagtccatacccaacatcaaatcaaaatccaccatgctagGCAACAACGGATCCACTCGGGCCTCCCAACCTCCTATTGTCACCACCtaagttttgtgtattgttcttctttccttctttgttactaatttgtgtgtgtcacaaatTCAGGAaccaaatggcagcaaacaatgccagtgaccctcttggaaatgtgattgcgggggaggaggtagatgacatcggggatgatgaggtgcctcttgtacctcaaggacaacgtagaggcctcCAGACTAATGCTAatgcaaatgacaatattccagaccctcctccgccacctccaagagtggctcctagagtgcttccgaaACAAGGCTATATaggtgctattgtcccaccctgaatctgggcgggcaattttcaaataaccaatgtgatgctgactttgctagagcagcgtgggtatttcacgggcgctgcaaattaaaatgcttacaaacatcttaagggggtcgtggatacatgttgggggagtaAGCAAAttaacgtgtccgaggatgctctctAGTTGAGActtcttcccattttcacttacAGGGAAAGCACTTGATTGGCTTGAgcaacttcccaaccattccatcactacttgggatgagttggcggataagttcattgcaaaaaaattctcactggggcatatggctgcattgagagatgagatcttggcgttCAAGCAAGATCCCatagaacctttgcatgagatttaggagcattatagaacaatggtgaaggaatgccccaacaatgatatgaccaagGCGATGATCCAACATTTCTACCGTGGTATTAACACCACAAACTAATGCAtggtgaaccaacttgctgggtgcaatttcatgaagttgtcttatgatgaagcttgtgacattcttgacgagatggctgaaaCTTCTTCCGCTTGGCAAATTAGATCCAATGTGCCCAAAGGTGACCCCATGGTTACTCATTTGCACaaagagttacatgatcatgggcaggctattgctaagttgacaactacaatgaactaACTAGcgaaggcacagttgcaacaagttcaaaatccttgccaagtaaatgctatgaagggtgtcaatatgcttgtcaacaaaagaagacaaagaggccaacaaaaccaagggaattcggagcaatttgacaatgattgtagTGGATTCCAAAATGATGGTTTTGATGAACAGAATGAGGAGGCGCAAtatgtgaataattatcaaggccaaaggggcaattcttccaaccaagaACAATGGAGACCCaaaggcaattggggaaatcatcaacaacaaggcaatggtaattgggtgaacaacaaccaaaactccaactggGGAAATCAGAGCAACAACAAAAACTCCAACTGGGGAAATCTgaacaacaatcaaaataatCAGGGAAGttggaatggtaacaacaacaattgtggtagtaacaacaatcaaggtggatggaacaatggaaaccaaggaaaccaggggcaaggctttcaaagtccCCCAATGTACCagcaaccgaacaatccacccccatttccatctcaaggtcctagttcttctagcaatgataagggtataattgaaatgatgttcaaaCAAATGATAAAGAAGAACGCGGATTCTGATGCGcaattggcttcccacaatacctcaatcagaaatttataggttcagttaggccaaatctcttagTCCTTGAATAcacgccctaagggtgctctaccaagtgatacggtagtgaacccgaagggtgggaacaatcatgttatggcgataactacaaggagtggacgaggcggtgatgtgaatgcctccaaacaaaagcgagttttgagtgatgatgttgagttgcaagtagatgaagtccctttggtagttgaaaatgtgattgatgacaaTGTAaacgaagaagtgaggattgatattcaagatgccgagatggaaactcaaaataatatgaacccgtctagggaacacataatagacatgccggagccggtggtgcctaaagccaagttacatttgccaaggccacctccgccttatcctaaatggctcgcgaagcagaaaaatgagaatcagtttaaaaagttcattgagatgatgaagagcttatccatcaatgtgcctttggtggaggctcttgaaaaaataccgggctatgctaaattcatgaaggacttggtaacaaagaagaggtcTATGTATTGTGAAACTATacagatgactcaccaagttagtgcaatagtgcatttaATTGCCCCAAAGcatgaagatcccggtgcttttaCCATTccatgcaccattgggagtgcggattttgccaaggctctatgtgacttgggggctagtatcaatttgatgccctactcggttttcaaaaatTTGGGTATTGGGTAgcctaggccgacttccatgagattataAATGgaagatagaacgatgaagagaccattaggtattattgatgatgtgcttgtccgagtggacaaatttatcttgccagctgactttgtgatcttggattgtgaggtggattatgaagttactatcattttggggagacctttccttgctatggGGAATACCTTAGTTaatgtggaagtaggggaacccACCCTCTGggtaagggatgaaaaaatggtctttcatgtttgcaaatcaatgaagcagcccaacagtaccgaggtgtgctcttttgtggaccttgtcacaatAGCAAtagttgatgacaccagtgcaatgattaaTGTGGAGGATCCATTGGAAGCCGTATTGCTGAATCTTGATGCCAATGATGATGAGGgtcgagtggagtgcgtgaacgctttacatggaatgggctcttacccTTATAAGCCTAGAaaattatctttggaccttgaaAATAGGAAgcctccaccaacaaaaccttcaattgaggagcctccagtgttggagttgaaaccactgcctccacacctcaag
Coding sequences within:
- the LOC138879349 gene encoding uncharacterized protein; protein product: MVNQLAGCNFMKLSYDEACDILDEMAETSSAWQIRSNVPKAKAQLQQVQNPCQVNAMKGVNMLVNKRRQRGQQNQGNSEQFDNDCSGFQNDGFDEQNEEAQYVNNYQGQRGNSSNQEQWRPKGNWGNHQQQGNGNWVNNNQNSNWGNQSNNKNSNWGNLNNNQNNQGSWNGNNNNCGSNNNQGGWNNGNQGNQGQGFQSPPMYQQPNNPPPFPSQGPSSSSNDKGIIEMMFKQMIKKNADSDAQLASHNTSIRNL